The following coding sequences lie in one Haematobia irritans isolate KBUSLIRL chromosome 3, ASM5000362v1, whole genome shotgun sequence genomic window:
- the TwdlX gene encoding tweedleX yields MFEENMDVECDDWIKVQLISKKGYVNSEQLQKGYGNLILVCASVLLSCVNARPDLSLGYRYNQGHSSGGGAFLNAPVGNSYNPTASGNGYYASRPSVGQYSNFATGGNQGFSQGGSGSFGGFDSGSFGSSGSVGGSGSFSSIATPQFNSGSNFPQTSSNHVVDTDEQQAFLSHLRQHQAPIVTKHFYLHSAPVDHDEQQIVRYVNIGRPQKNYRVVFIDTPSSNTNKAKIIANVAPTEEKTAIYVLSKKKNALDVSAEVVTPAPVNNKPEVFFIKYKTPEEAVHAQHTIQAQYDALGGSSDVSNEGPIPVSSVIGSLGGSTDDDSTSSFTVDTNGSDGSSVGSVGGSSVGSTGSTTLVTGDDQSNYVAPVHVHHTGVNTQQTYLPPNHK; encoded by the exons ATGTTTGAAGAAAATATGGATGTTGAATGTGATGATTGGATTAAAGTGCAACTTATCTCAAAGAAAGGATATGTTAACAGTGAACAGTTACAAAAAGGATAtggaaattta ATTCTAGTTTGCGCTTCGGTGCTACTGAGCTGTGTCAATGCTCGTCCTGACTTGAGTCTGGGATACCGCTATAATCAAGGCCATAGCAGTGGGGGTGGTGCATTTTTGAATGCTCCTGTAGGAAACTCGTATAATCCCACCGCATCTGGTAATGGATATTATGCATCACGCCCATCTGTTGGccaatattcaaattttgccactggTGGTAATCAAGGATTTTCTCAGGGCGGATCTGGTTCTTTCGGCGGTTTTGATTCTGGATCTTTCGGAAGTTCTGGTTCTGTGGGTGGATCTGGCTCATTCAGCTCTATCGCAACACCACAATTCAATTCTGGCTCAAATTTCCCTCAAACATCCTCAAATCATGTTGTAGACACTGATGAACAACAAGCTTTCCTTAGCCACTTGAGACAACATCAGGCACCCATTGTTACAAAACACTTCTACCTACATTCGGCTCCTGTGGATCATGATGAACAACAGATTGTACGTTATGTCAATATTGGTCGTCCTCAAAAGAACTATCGTGTTGTGTTCATCGATACTCCATCTTCCAATACCAACAAGGCCAAGATTATTGCCAATGTTGCTCCTACTGAAGAGAAGACTGCCATTTATGTcctttccaagaagaagaatgctTTGGATGTCAGTGCTGAAGTTGTTACCCCTGCTCCAGTTAATAATAAACCTGAGGTCTTCTTCATCAAATACAAGACACCTGAGGAAGCTGTCCATGCCCAACACACCATTCAAGCTCAATATGATGCTCTAGGCGGCAGCTCTGATGTCAGCAACGAGGGTCCTATTCCAGTTTCTTCAGTTATTGGAAGTTTGGGCGGTTCAACCGATGATGATTCTACTTCTAGCTTCACAGTTGATACCAACGGTTCGGATGGATCTTCGGTTGGCTCCGTTGGAGGTTCTTCAGTTGGCTCCACTGGCTCTACTACTCTTGTCACTGGTGACGATCAATCCAACTATGTTGCTCCAGTACATGTCCACCATACCGGTGTTAATACTCAACAGACATATTTGCCTCCCAATCACAAATAA
- the LOC142230715 gene encoding uncharacterized protein LOC142230715 encodes MRAFIALSAFLAITCAAPQYGYEQPIIGGPAGTYNGLSSANGATGRGGDKYLPPAATTAAPIVRKQFYVISAPEDNENQGKTKHLVLGRPQKNYRVVFIKAPNSGAGNVKYSAEFAPQEEKTVIYVLNKKENELDASDIATPAPTTPSKPEVFFIKYKTDEEAHQAQQEIQAEYDKLGGTNEVADETTAPVTSVIGSLDSLNPDGSYNYRQTNDNSAKTPTPEAPNSQYLPSLFKH; translated from the exons ATGCGTGCTTTCATTGCTTTATCGGCCTTCTTGGCAATTACCTGTGCAGCTCCTCAATACGGTTATGAACAGCCCATAATTGGAGGACCAGCTGGTACCTACAATGGATTATCATCAGCTAACGGTGCCACTGGTCGTGGTGGTGATAAATATTTACCACCAGCCGCCACAACTGCTGCCCCAATTGTCCGCAAGCAGTTCTATGTGATCTCCGCTCCCGAGGATAATGAAAATCAAGGCAAAACTAAACATTTGGTATTGGGTCGCCCACAAAAGAACTATCGTGTGGTCTTCATTAAGGCTCCCAATTCTGGTGCTGGCAATGTTAAATATTCTGCTGAATTTGCTCCTCAAGAagaaaagactgtcatctatgtattgaacaaaaaagaaaatgaattgGATGCCAGTGACATTGCTACCCCAGCTCCAACTACTCCCAGCAAACCTGAAGTTTTCTTCATCAAATACAAGACTGATGAGGAGGCTCACCAAGCTCAACAGGAAATTCAAG ctgAATATGACAAATTGGGAGGTACCAATGAAGTTGCCGATGAAACCACTGCTCCCGTTACCTCAGTTATTGGTTCTTTGGATAGCCTTAACCCTGATGGTAGCTACAACTATCGTCAAACCAATGACAATTCTGCTAAGACCCCAACCCCTGAAGCTCCCAATAGTCAATATTTGCCCTCATTGTTCAAGCATTAA
- the LOC142230714 gene encoding uncharacterized protein LOC142230714 — translation MKIFALLTLSLMALASGAPQYGYGFQQQETALYQASQNSFLDTNQNYHVGESKYLPPESPTQAPLVRKQFYLISAPDDSENQPKHKKLILGRPQKNYRVVFIKAPGSDNANIKYSAEYAPQEEKTIIYVLSKKDSELDASDIATPAPTEPSKPEVFFIKYKTNEEAEAAQREIQNEYDKLGGTNEFSDEGVAPITSVVGALDGLTPDGAYNYQNVNPSLKSGEKSPISHYLPASII, via the exons atgaaaatatttgctcTACTAACACTAAGCCTAATGGCTTTAGCATCAGGTGCTCCCCAATATGGATATGGTTTCCAGCAACAAGAAACTGCTCTATATCAGGCCtcacaaaattcatttctagaCACTAATCAAAACTATCACGTTGGTGAAAGTAAATATTTACCTCCAGAAAGTCCCACACAAGCTCCATTGGTACGCAAACAATTTTACTTAATTTCGGCTCCTGATGATAGCGAAAATCAAcccaaacataaaaaattgattttgggtCGTCCCCAAAAGAATTATCGTGTTGTGTTTATTAAGGCTCCTGGTTCGGATAATgctaatattaaatattctgCAGAATATGCTCCCCAAGAGGAGAAAACTATAATTTATGTACTTAGCAAAAAAGATAGTGAATTGGATGCCAGTGATATTGCTACACCAGCACCCACGGAACCAAGTAAACCTGAAGTATTCTTCATTAAATACAAGACTAACGAGGAAGCTGAAGCAGCTCAAAGAGAAATTCAAA ATGAATATGACAAATTGGGTGGCACCAATGAATTTTCTGATGAAGGCGTTGCTCCAATTACCTCTGTTGTTGGTGCTTTGGATGGTCTTACACCTGATGGTGCCTATAACTATCAAAATGTAAATCCTAGCCTAAAATCTGGAGAGAAATCACCAATAAGCCATTATTTACCAGCTTCGATCATATAG